In Campylobacter porcelli, the sequence ATATAATATGAAATTTAAAAAGAGCATTAACAAACAAAACCGAGCAAATCCCAAGGATAATATATATTACAAAGTAGCTAATCTTTATCTTTATATTGCCTTCAAGCGATGAGAGAAAAAATATACTCATAGATGAGCTTGCTGCATATACCATACCAAAAAAACCGCCAATATAATATCCTATAAATCCGCATATTAGTATAGATATGGTGGCTTTGATAGAGTAGCTTAGAGCAAACCAAGCTGGGTCATAGTATTTAAAAAATTTGGCAATTTTATCCATTAATCGCTCATATTATCAATTATTTGATTTTTATATCTTATATATTCTAAGTCTCTTTTTAGTAGTTTATTTTCTTCTTTTAGCACATTTAATTTGCTTTTTAGCTCTGCTATACTCTTGCTTGTATAGTAAATTTCATTGCTAAAATATACCTTTGGCAAGGCTAAGGCTAGAATGATGAGTAAAGCTGCATAAGCGATGATTAGAGTTTTAAAATTCAGATTATTCTCTTTTTTTGTTCTTTGGATATTTTTTTGTAGTAAATTCTCTTTATCTCTCATCTTTGCCTCTTAATTTTAAAGATTCTCATTTTAGAACAGCTAGATCGTGGATTATCGCTAATCTCTTTATCAGTTGGAGTTATAGGCTTTTTGGTTATTATTTTGCCAATTGCGTGATTATTGCCACATTCACAACGCATAGCTTGTATAGGGCAGATACAGCTTGATTGCCACTTTTTAAATGTATCTTTAATAATCCTATCTTCAAGAGAATGAAAGCTAATAATTGCTAGTTTGGTCTCATCTATTTTGGAGTTTTGAATGGAATTTAATAGCTCTTTTAACACATCTAACTCTTTATTTACCTCAATTCTTATAGCTTGAAAGACCAAAGTAGCTACGCTTATAGATCGGTTTTTTAAATTTGAGCTTCCAACTATTCGGCTTAGCTCTTTGCATGAGATTATCTCTTTATTCTCCCTAGCTTTTATAATTTTTTGAGCTATTATTTTGGCATTTGGCAGCTCACCATACTCACAAAACACTCTTTGTAGCTCATCTTGAGTATAGTTATTTACTATGGTTTTAGCACTAATTGGATTAGAGCTAT encodes:
- the rsmH gene encoding 16S rRNA (cytosine(1402)-N(4))-methyltransferase RsmH is translated as MNSIHTPVLLSEVVDTFKNIGDGVILDCTLGYGGHSKALLDSIPNIKIIACDQDDMAIKYCQDKFKDYKDRIEIYKSNFSQIIKKIPQENIKGILADIGVSSLQLDLNERGFGLKSDVLDMRMDSSNPISAKTIVNNYTQDELQRVFCEYGELPNAKIIAQKIIKARENKEIISCKELSRIVGSSNLKNRSISVATLVFQAIRIEVNKELDVLKELLNSIQNSKIDETKLAIISFHSLEDRIIKDTFKKWQSSCICPIQAMRCECGNNHAIGKIITKKPITPTDKEISDNPRSSCSKMRIFKIKRQR